In Sphingobacterium thalpophilum, a genomic segment contains:
- a CDS encoding spore protein — protein sequence MGVTRLKRKDRRNKTVSRVEVQFLKLGTNVELGSRSKMKASNQIVKNDAILNQLVSEAK from the coding sequence ATGGGAGTTACACGTTTAAAAAGAAAAGATAGAAGAAATAAAACTGTTTCACGTGTTGAAGTTCAGTTTTTGAAATTAGGAACTAACGTAGAGTTAGGTTCTAGATCAAAAATGAAAGCTAGCAACCAAATCGTTAAAAACGATGCTATCTTAAATCAATTAGTTTCAGAAGCTAAATAA
- a CDS encoding TOTE conflict system archaeo-eukaryotic primase domain-containing protein translates to MEFTNEDIIYLLNLFRGREDVFALRWEKGSKGGYMPAYSYDPYHYRLHKANGGTFQSYAHKSYLPLSEIEITKHLNGLQQIGIYPLLQDNTSWFLVADFDKSDWQQQALKFLESCTAKNIPAYLERSRSGNGAHVWIFFEIPYPAAKSRKLFTHILEGCGAFSPFDKSSSFDRLFPNQDYLSGKGLGNLIALPLYLSALQKGNSSFVDPKTMDPFPDQIAYLKKVKRVSLNLLEELYNDTGATSGDSYIPAIDEKLKITLSNTIRLNSHAIPFVLINFLKEQLNFANSAFIIKKKSGRNTFETQRFFKLIEETENEILIPRGFIGKLLRFCRETQVPHDFVDNRRELPIIQFSFNAALRQHQTNAVAVVEKKDFGVIVAPPGTGKTVIGLKIIAVKQQPALIVVHRKQLLDQWIERIESFLGIPKADIGIIGQGKAKLGTGKITVATIQSLPKYIEIIQDKFGTILIDECHHIPAESYRTTVGKLNSVYCYGLTATPFRKYNDDKLIFTYLGDIITEIRPEEIEDYKRANIIVRNTKLHVPYNSKTDSFETLSQILIHDTARNQLIVDDVSAELNQGKKAVIITERKEHIETLNLLLKSNYETIPLSGDDSDSSKKAKWKTLSEGNFQVLITTGQYFGEGSDIQHISTLLLAYPFAFHGKLIQYIGRVQRSEINPTIYDYRDVQIDYLGKMFLKRNIHYRKIAKQATLFDEPTVDYNAQVGHLFSLEKMTKIPIEDLSFHYGHVAFTYKVEEMHTILEFQIENLEIRPEFEVLKPYFIKILKSKNIVVHLNAEFEYGKLVAQIATSDDIERINKEIVEGVKFQFLNKGLLGKLPLQKQNILTSDQLQNGDTVYQNAEELLSEILKLRKYKHSRQVQFLADHHQSSIMKIRFVLSPFAFVFLLSGDSLYHIILETLDTEEATYIWHTDKNKTVLKDAVAMIDKDLQIIREKGRQVFLENHTPERFNRILHDYSDPERGFILWKAFLEETLH, encoded by the coding sequence GTGGAATTCACTAACGAGGACATAATCTATCTTCTCAACCTTTTTAGAGGTCGCGAAGACGTATTTGCTTTACGCTGGGAGAAGGGAAGTAAAGGCGGGTACATGCCGGCCTATAGCTATGACCCATACCATTATCGACTACATAAAGCTAATGGCGGTACTTTTCAAAGCTATGCCCACAAAAGCTACCTGCCATTGTCAGAAATAGAAATTACGAAACATCTTAACGGCCTTCAGCAGATCGGAATTTACCCACTGTTGCAAGATAACACTTCTTGGTTTTTAGTAGCTGATTTCGATAAATCCGATTGGCAACAACAGGCTTTGAAATTTCTCGAATCATGTACCGCTAAAAATATCCCTGCTTATCTTGAACGGTCCCGTTCCGGCAATGGCGCACATGTCTGGATTTTCTTTGAGATCCCTTATCCAGCAGCCAAAAGTCGTAAGTTATTTACGCATATCTTGGAAGGGTGCGGTGCATTCTCGCCATTTGATAAGAGTTCCAGCTTTGACCGTCTGTTTCCAAATCAAGATTACCTGTCGGGTAAAGGTTTAGGAAACCTAATTGCACTGCCCTTATATTTGTCGGCTTTACAGAAAGGCAACAGTTCCTTTGTCGACCCTAAAACAATGGATCCATTTCCGGATCAAATCGCATATCTAAAAAAAGTAAAAAGAGTAAGTTTAAATTTACTTGAGGAATTATATAACGATACTGGGGCTACTAGTGGAGATAGCTATATCCCAGCTATTGACGAAAAACTTAAGATTACCCTAAGCAATACGATCCGTCTTAATAGTCACGCTATACCTTTTGTACTCATCAATTTTTTGAAGGAGCAACTTAATTTTGCTAATTCAGCTTTTATTATCAAGAAAAAGTCAGGGAGAAATACCTTCGAAACGCAAAGATTTTTTAAATTAATTGAAGAAACGGAAAATGAAATCCTTATCCCAAGAGGATTTATTGGAAAATTGCTGCGATTCTGCAGAGAAACACAGGTACCACATGACTTTGTTGATAATAGACGTGAACTCCCGATAATCCAATTCTCTTTTAATGCCGCATTGCGACAGCATCAAACCAATGCTGTAGCGGTAGTAGAAAAAAAAGATTTCGGTGTAATTGTCGCACCACCAGGAACAGGAAAAACTGTTATTGGCTTGAAGATTATTGCAGTCAAACAACAACCTGCACTTATTGTCGTGCATCGTAAACAGCTGCTAGATCAATGGATAGAACGTATAGAATCATTCTTGGGGATACCAAAAGCAGATATCGGAATTATAGGGCAAGGAAAAGCAAAACTGGGTACCGGTAAAATAACCGTTGCAACGATACAAAGTCTCCCTAAATATATCGAAATTATTCAAGACAAATTTGGTACAATTCTAATCGACGAATGCCATCATATTCCGGCGGAATCTTACCGTACCACCGTCGGAAAACTAAACAGTGTTTATTGCTACGGTCTCACAGCAACTCCTTTTCGGAAATATAATGATGATAAATTGATCTTTACTTATCTCGGTGATATCATTACGGAAATCCGACCAGAGGAAATTGAAGATTACAAAAGGGCAAATATCATCGTCCGGAATACCAAACTCCATGTTCCCTATAATTCTAAAACCGACAGTTTCGAAACACTTTCCCAAATTCTAATTCATGATACAGCAAGAAACCAATTAATAGTAGACGATGTATCTGCAGAGCTAAACCAAGGAAAAAAGGCAGTTATAATTACCGAAAGAAAAGAACATATTGAGACGCTCAATCTATTGCTAAAATCAAATTATGAAACCATACCGCTCAGCGGAGATGATTCAGACAGCAGTAAGAAAGCGAAATGGAAAACATTATCAGAAGGGAATTTTCAAGTACTAATTACGACAGGTCAGTATTTTGGCGAAGGTTCTGATATTCAGCATATCAGCACACTACTTTTGGCCTATCCCTTTGCTTTCCATGGAAAATTGATTCAATACATCGGTCGGGTGCAGCGATCCGAGATCAATCCAACTATATATGACTATCGGGATGTACAGATAGATTACCTAGGCAAAATGTTTCTCAAACGAAATATCCATTACCGTAAAATCGCCAAACAAGCGACACTTTTTGATGAACCAACAGTGGACTATAACGCACAAGTTGGTCATCTATTCAGTTTAGAAAAGATGACCAAGATTCCCATTGAAGACCTATCGTTCCATTATGGGCATGTAGCTTTCACTTATAAAGTGGAAGAGATGCATACGATTTTGGAATTTCAAATCGAAAATTTGGAGATTAGGCCTGAATTTGAGGTATTAAAACCTTACTTTATCAAGATACTGAAATCCAAAAATATCGTCGTTCACTTAAACGCTGAATTTGAGTACGGAAAACTGGTCGCGCAAATCGCTACTTCCGATGATATAGAACGAATAAATAAAGAAATTGTAGAAGGTGTAAAATTCCAGTTTCTGAACAAGGGATTATTAGGCAAGCTACCTTTGCAAAAACAAAATATTTTGACTTCAGATCAGTTACAGAATGGCGATACTGTATATCAAAACGCCGAAGAATTACTTTCTGAAATCCTTAAGTTACGAAAATACAAACACTCTCGGCAAGTTCAATTTTTAGCCGATCACCACCAGAGCAGTATTATGAAGATTAGGTTCGTGCTTAGTCCCTTTGCATTTGTATTTCTTCTATCGGGAGACAGCCTATACCACATCATCCTTGAAACCTTAGATACGGAGGAGGCGACTTATATCTGGCACACAGATAAAAATAAAACCGTCTTGAAAGACGCTGTTGCGATGATAGATAAAGATCTCCAGATTATTCGTGAAAAAGGTAGGCAGGTTTTCTTAGAAAACCATACTCCCGAAAGATTTAATCGTATCCTTCATGACTACAGCGATCCAGAAAGAGGTTTTATCCTCTGGAAAGCATTTTTGGAAGAAACCCTTCACTGA
- a CDS encoding GIN domain-containing protein — protein sequence MNDFNALIIQTRCKVILAHGEQPSFSINESGEKANWVNTAILNDQLVVYTKPEYYGYLLLHDYYPQITITYKTLTGLQMLDRCFVESDGTLKLQKLGMIVREGCINISVDAFLIDCTVIKNGYAKISGETIISYVLVHQISVYDGSELEASGGNVHAHDAANVSIWFEDELEFGLYGQSSMEYRGNPRMKILQLDEGCALRQINVGDKIKIKNCRL from the coding sequence ATGAATGATTTTAACGCCTTAATTATACAAACCCGTTGTAAGGTTATACTTGCACATGGCGAACAACCATCTTTCTCTATCAACGAAAGCGGAGAAAAGGCGAATTGGGTAAATACAGCTATCCTCAACGATCAATTAGTCGTATACACAAAGCCTGAATATTACGGTTACCTGCTGCTACATGATTATTATCCGCAGATAACAATTACCTATAAAACATTGACAGGATTGCAGATGCTGGATAGGTGTTTTGTAGAGTCTGATGGAACGCTCAAATTACAGAAGTTAGGCATGATCGTCAGAGAAGGGTGCATAAATATATCTGTAGATGCTTTTTTAATCGACTGTACCGTGATAAAAAATGGGTATGCAAAAATCTCCGGCGAAACAATCATCTCGTATGTTTTGGTGCATCAAATAAGTGTCTATGATGGATCAGAACTGGAAGCTTCGGGAGGAAATGTGCATGCCCACGACGCGGCCAACGTGTCGATATGGTTTGAAGATGAGCTTGAATTTGGACTGTACGGACAAAGCAGTATGGAGTACAGGGGTAATCCGAGAATGAAAATATTGCAGTTAGATGAAGGCTGTGCATTAAGACAAATCAATGTCGGTGATAAAATAAAAATTAAAAATTGTCGGTTATGA
- a CDS encoding DUF1080 domain-containing protein — MNRKAAFLLGILASCALPQVTFAKHSIGESSHYQQDVEGKELIGRWDIEVDINGTPAPSWLEVKLSGYRTLVGHYVSTSGSARPVSQVFYEKGKFRFAIPPQWEGGKMNLSVEGEVVNGVLQGTITEPDGKTYRFKGVRAPELKRTAAVKWGKPIQLFNGKDLTGWKATGKTNQWVVKNGILTSPQSGSNLVSEQKFEDFKLHVEFKIPAGSNSGVYLRGRYEVQIEDSPKDAHPNAVLFAGVYGFLAANEMVNKGAGEWQTYDITLVGRLVTVVANGKTVISNQEIPGITGGALDSKEAEPGPIYFQGDHGPVEFRKVIITPAIK, encoded by the coding sequence ATGAACAGAAAAGCGGCATTTCTTTTAGGAATTTTGGCCTCTTGTGCATTACCGCAAGTAACCTTTGCTAAACATTCAATCGGAGAATCTAGTCATTATCAACAAGACGTAGAAGGCAAAGAGCTTATTGGTCGATGGGACATCGAAGTTGATATTAATGGTACCCCGGCACCATCCTGGTTGGAGGTAAAATTGTCGGGCTATAGAACTTTAGTCGGTCATTATGTGAGTACTTCCGGAAGTGCTCGACCAGTTTCGCAGGTGTTTTATGAGAAAGGAAAGTTTAGATTTGCTATCCCACCTCAATGGGAAGGCGGAAAGATGAATCTAAGTGTTGAAGGAGAGGTTGTAAACGGTGTGTTGCAAGGGACAATAACAGAGCCTGATGGGAAAACATATCGCTTTAAAGGTGTTCGTGCTCCGGAGTTGAAGCGAACAGCTGCGGTAAAATGGGGTAAGCCTATTCAGTTGTTCAATGGCAAGGATCTGACCGGATGGAAAGCAACTGGTAAAACGAATCAGTGGGTGGTAAAAAACGGAATTTTGACTAGCCCGCAATCTGGTTCTAATTTGGTCTCTGAGCAAAAATTTGAAGATTTTAAATTACATGTTGAATTTAAAATTCCGGCAGGAAGTAATAGTGGTGTCTACTTAAGAGGCCGTTATGAGGTTCAGATCGAAGATAGTCCTAAAGACGCACATCCCAATGCCGTACTTTTTGCGGGGGTATATGGTTTCTTAGCTGCAAATGAAATGGTCAATAAAGGAGCTGGAGAATGGCAGACCTATGATATTACATTGGTGGGACGTCTAGTGACGGTTGTGGCAAACGGAAAGACTGTTATCAGTAACCAAGAAATCCCTGGTATAACGGGTGGTGCTTTGGATAGTAAAGAGGCAGAGCCAGGGCCAATTTATTTCCAAGGGGATCATGGTCCCGTGGAATTCCGAAAAGTGATTATTACTCCAGCTATTAAATAG
- a CDS encoding AI-2E family transporter, protein MKRFLILPFYVKLACVLISILLLGYLAKIGDTILVPMILGLLFSLLLIPLSNFMERKLRFPRTLAGILSVILFFGVLGYGLFLLASQLTLLKEDFPAFKEQIMDGASKLQSWVSKQFGIRHKEQMEFINKTASKSVDSGTLFLGTALVSLSSMFILFVFTFLYTFFLLIYRGHIVKFLLFVNRVEDRPIVVDVVQQVQYVVKKYLIGLLIQMSLVSLLVFIVLSLIGVKYSLLLALITGVFNVLPYVGIFSSILIISILTFATSSLTHVVFVILALIIVHMIDSNFIVPKIVGSKVKVNSLFAMLSIIIGEMIWGISGMFLAIPILAIVKIVMDRIRELKPWGFLLGEEDSKDEVYNDMYATLHKELPPLKDLDSDIE, encoded by the coding sequence ATGAAAAGATTTCTTATTTTACCATTCTATGTGAAGTTGGCCTGTGTACTTATTAGTATTCTCCTGTTAGGTTATTTAGCAAAGATTGGCGATACGATCCTTGTCCCGATGATCCTGGGATTGCTATTTTCCTTACTTTTGATACCGTTAAGCAATTTCATGGAACGTAAACTACGCTTCCCTCGAACGTTAGCGGGAATTTTAAGTGTAATATTATTTTTCGGAGTTTTGGGGTACGGTCTTTTTCTATTAGCTTCCCAACTCACACTTCTGAAAGAAGATTTTCCGGCATTTAAAGAGCAGATCATGGATGGTGCGAGCAAACTGCAAAGCTGGGTCAGTAAACAATTTGGCATAAGGCACAAAGAGCAGATGGAATTTATCAATAAGACGGCCTCGAAATCCGTGGATTCTGGTACGCTGTTTTTAGGCACGGCATTGGTTTCACTTTCCTCCATGTTTATATTATTTGTTTTTACTTTCCTTTATACGTTTTTCCTCCTCATCTACAGAGGGCATATCGTGAAGTTTCTGCTATTTGTCAATCGTGTCGAAGACCGGCCCATTGTAGTCGATGTGGTACAGCAGGTACAGTATGTGGTGAAAAAGTATCTTATTGGTTTATTGATTCAGATGAGTTTGGTCTCGCTTTTGGTGTTTATTGTTTTGTCATTGATTGGTGTCAAATATAGTTTGCTTTTAGCATTGATTACAGGGGTGTTCAATGTGCTTCCCTATGTCGGTATTTTTTCCTCTATACTTATTATTTCCATTCTTACTTTCGCGACATCTTCATTGACGCACGTGGTTTTTGTTATCTTAGCGTTGATTATTGTACACATGATTGATAGCAATTTTATCGTCCCTAAAATCGTGGGTTCAAAAGTTAAAGTAAATTCATTGTTTGCGATGTTGTCTATCATTATTGGTGAGATGATATGGGGTATTTCCGGGATGTTTTTAGCCATTCCTATTTTGGCAATAGTGAAGATTGTGATGGATCGCATTAGAGAGCTTAAGCCCTGGGGATTTTTACTGGGAGAAGAAGATAGCAAAGATGAAGTTTATAACGATATGTATGCAACATTACATAAAGAACTTCCACCCTTGAAAGATCTTGATAGCGATATAGAATAA
- a CDS encoding helix-turn-helix transcriptional regulator codes for MSTTNTTNHIGRKISRIRELRGMKQEALAIELGVSQQTVSNIEKSTAIEADLLAQVAEILGVTPEAIENFSEEAVFNYFNNFHDNSGAGAYSTSPTFTFNPADKLIEAYEENKKLYERLLEAEKSKVEYLERLLKDK; via the coding sequence ATGAGTACAACCAACACGACAAACCATATTGGAAGAAAAATCAGCCGCATCCGTGAACTGCGTGGCATGAAACAGGAAGCTTTAGCGATCGAATTGGGTGTTAGTCAGCAGACGGTATCCAATATCGAGAAAAGTACTGCTATCGAAGCGGATCTATTGGCACAGGTAGCCGAAATATTAGGTGTTACTCCAGAAGCTATTGAGAATTTTAGTGAAGAGGCTGTGTTCAACTATTTCAATAATTTCCATGATAATAGTGGTGCTGGCGCATATAGCACCAGTCCAACATTTACCTTTAACCCTGCTGACAAACTGATCGAAGCTTACGAGGAAAACAAAAAGCTTTACGAGCGCCTTTTGGAAGCCGAAAAATCTAAGGTGGAGTATTTGGAGAGGTTGTTGAAGGATAAGTAG
- a CDS encoding Smr/MutS family protein, with product MRRPPAIVDLHTDTFLEDWEDYSPEELLQESIDFMRSNLDAAIYWEMNEIKFIHGKGKGMLKKMVFEELQEYKAHGSIERYYTSYQNEDIVVVVIGI from the coding sequence ATGCGCAGACCACCAGCTATCGTAGACTTACATACCGATACTTTCCTTGAAGATTGGGAAGATTATTCGCCAGAGGAACTCTTACAAGAGTCCATTGATTTTATGCGATCTAATCTAGATGCAGCTATTTATTGGGAAATGAACGAAATAAAGTTTATTCATGGCAAAGGAAAAGGAATGTTAAAAAAAATGGTTTTTGAAGAGTTGCAAGAATACAAGGCTCATGGCTCCATTGAGCGCTATTATACCTCCTACCAGAATGAAGATATTGTAGTCGTTGTCATAGGGATTTAA
- a CDS encoding DUF1835 domain-containing protein, whose product MSKKDLHITFGFSGNATLIQSKLIDVEKGEILGFTEALSLGPLCDLGDAEAIESRKAWWTNVFGSIQSEGSNNFVDDNLALLKKVISSSDRYRHIYLWLGDDANEKIIIARLLSHLKESSTPIHKLNFHHMNFRNEKGEKLNLRSLQVMREDNIVEAAKHFEKLSEDDIQSYSSLWSHIRSNDAVVNLFDDSGKHLAGDETFFDAYLLKRCNETPQRSALIVGYTLCDIWDEFYDSSVGDLFLFYRLKELADMGKIEISNPHEDPERAKIVFDVRKKD is encoded by the coding sequence ATGTCTAAAAAGGATCTGCACATCACTTTTGGTTTCTCCGGAAATGCTACACTCATTCAGAGCAAATTAATCGATGTAGAGAAAGGTGAAATTTTAGGTTTTACCGAAGCACTTAGTCTCGGACCTCTATGTGATTTGGGCGATGCGGAAGCTATTGAGAGCAGGAAGGCATGGTGGACTAACGTTTTTGGTTCTATCCAGTCTGAGGGGAGCAATAATTTTGTAGATGACAATCTAGCGCTTTTGAAAAAGGTAATCTCTTCTTCCGATCGGTATCGCCATATTTACTTATGGCTTGGTGACGATGCCAACGAAAAGATCATTATAGCACGTTTACTCTCCCACTTGAAAGAATCTTCGACACCTATTCATAAACTCAATTTCCATCATATGAATTTTAGGAACGAGAAAGGAGAAAAGCTAAATCTCCGTTCCTTACAGGTGATGCGAGAAGACAATATTGTGGAGGCTGCTAAACACTTTGAAAAGTTAAGTGAAGATGATATTCAATCCTATTCATCACTTTGGTCGCATATTCGTTCGAATGATGCAGTAGTTAATCTATTTGATGATTCAGGGAAACATTTAGCTGGCGATGAGACATTTTTTGATGCATATCTTTTGAAAAGGTGCAACGAGACACCTCAAAGGTCGGCATTGATTGTTGGCTATACACTTTGTGATATATGGGATGAATTCTATGATAGTTCCGTAGGCGATCTTTTTCTCTTTTATCGATTGAAAGAATTGGCAGATATGGGCAAGATCGAGATTTCCAATCCACATGAAGATCCTGAACGAGCGAAGATAGTATTTGATGTTAGGAAGAAAGATTAA
- a CDS encoding ATP-binding protein: MAESQNIEYKQSWRDEYLKWICGFANANGGTIFIGKDDGGKTVGVADAKKLLEDIPNKVRDVLGILVDVNLHETVEGDFLEIIVEPYPNAVNYKGQYHYRSGSTKQEMKGATLDKFLLQKKGVRWDGAAVPRVSVDDLKKETFVFFRQRGFKNKRLSEDSLIDRDEHLLENLKLIENGYLKRAAILLFHPDPEKYMTGAYVKIGYFEGETDLIFQDEVHGNLFEQVERTIDLLFTKYIKALISYDGIHRNETYEYPKEAVREALLNAIAHKDYSGLTPIQIRVYPDKLMIWNEGHLPENWTVSNLLKSHSSRPYNPDIANAFFRSGYVESWGRGISKMTEQCLAEGLPEPSYLVEGSDFWVVFKKDIYNTEYLESLGLNSRQVKAVLFTKNKGKITNSDYQELAGVSRETSTRDIKELIDKKLFKSSGIKGAGAYYTLN, translated from the coding sequence ATGGCAGAATCTCAAAATATTGAATACAAGCAGAGCTGGAGGGATGAATATCTCAAATGGATATGTGGCTTCGCAAATGCAAATGGTGGTACTATTTTCATTGGTAAGGATGATGGCGGCAAGACTGTTGGTGTAGCTGATGCTAAGAAATTGTTGGAGGATATTCCGAACAAGGTGCGTGATGTATTGGGTATTTTGGTTGATGTAAATCTGCATGAGACTGTTGAAGGGGATTTCTTAGAGATTATTGTGGAGCCTTATCCTAATGCTGTAAATTATAAAGGTCAATATCACTATCGAAGCGGTAGCACAAAACAGGAAATGAAAGGTGCTACGTTGGATAAGTTTTTATTACAAAAGAAAGGTGTTCGTTGGGATGGAGCTGCTGTTCCTCGAGTATCCGTTGATGATCTAAAGAAAGAAACGTTTGTTTTTTTTCGTCAACGTGGTTTTAAGAATAAGCGTTTGTCTGAAGACAGTTTGATTGACCGTGACGAGCATTTACTTGAAAACTTGAAGTTGATTGAGAATGGTTATTTGAAACGAGCTGCTATTTTGTTGTTTCATCCTGATCCGGAAAAGTATATGACGGGAGCTTATGTGAAGATTGGTTATTTTGAAGGGGAAACGGATTTGATATTTCAGGATGAGGTTCATGGGAACTTATTTGAACAGGTTGAAAGGACCATCGATCTTTTATTTACGAAGTATATCAAAGCGCTAATTAGCTATGATGGGATCCATCGTAATGAAACTTATGAATATCCTAAAGAAGCTGTACGTGAGGCTTTATTAAACGCCATCGCTCATAAAGATTATTCGGGATTAACTCCTATTCAGATTCGTGTATACCCTGATAAGCTTATGATCTGGAATGAGGGACATCTTCCGGAAAATTGGACCGTGAGTAACTTATTAAAGAGTCATTCTTCGAGGCCCTATAATCCTGATATAGCAAATGCATTTTTTCGTAGTGGCTATGTGGAATCCTGGGGCCGTGGCATTAGTAAGATGACAGAGCAGTGTTTGGCTGAAGGATTGCCTGAGCCAAGTTACTTGGTTGAGGGATCAGATTTCTGGGTTGTATTTAAGAAGGATATTTATAATACGGAGTATCTTGAATCGCTTGGTTTGAATAGCCGACAGGTGAAGGCTGTTTTATTTACAAAGAACAAAGGAAAGATTACGAATAGTGATTATCAGGAATTGGCAGGTGTTTCTAGAGAAACATCTACTCGAGATATCAAGGAGTTGATTGATAAAAAATTATTTAAATCTAGTGGAATTAAAGGTGCAGGAGCTTATTATACCTTAAATTGA
- a CDS encoding porin family protein yields MKKLLLSAAILFGSMGAFAQGGLGYGLRAGVNIPKYSMDNGSTKSITGFFVTGYLDAPISPTFSIQPGLSLQNKGGKESISEGSSESKVTVMSLDIPVNLVAKFPTGASGNFFVGAGPYVGFGLSGKTKQTLAGITTEDDIKFGSGSGDQMKRTDFGVNFLAGYQLTNGFQINAGYGLGLTNLSPNVGSAKNRVWSVGIGFGL; encoded by the coding sequence ATGAAAAAATTATTATTATCTGCAGCAATTTTATTTGGATCAATGGGCGCCTTTGCACAAGGGGGATTGGGTTACGGATTACGTGCGGGTGTAAATATTCCTAAATATTCAATGGACAATGGTAGTACAAAATCTATCACAGGATTTTTTGTGACAGGTTATTTGGATGCACCAATTTCACCAACGTTTTCTATCCAGCCCGGATTATCCCTGCAAAATAAAGGTGGAAAAGAATCCATCAGCGAAGGCTCAAGTGAAAGTAAAGTAACTGTTATGTCTTTGGATATTCCAGTCAATTTAGTAGCTAAATTTCCTACTGGTGCATCTGGTAATTTCTTTGTAGGTGCAGGACCATATGTTGGTTTTGGATTAAGTGGTAAAACTAAGCAAACTCTTGCCGGTATTACAACGGAAGATGATATTAAGTTTGGCAGTGGTTCAGGAGACCAAATGAAGCGTACCGATTTTGGTGTGAACTTTTTAGCCGGTTATCAATTAACCAACGGATTTCAGATCAATGCTGGTTATGGTTTAGGTTTAACGAACCTATCACCTAATGTTGGTTCGGCTAAAAACAGAGTTTGGTCCGTTGGTATCGGTTTCGGACTATAA
- a CDS encoding copper homeostasis protein CutC yields MKEKAIGNYQLEICSNSVASAIEAEQGGATRVEFCQNLENGGTTPSFGQLKLVRGLVNIGIHVLIRPRGGDFLYTETEILEMIEDIEVCKQLGMDGVVIGMLNADGTVDKVNTQRLVEAARPMHVTFHRAFDRVEDPFQALEDVIELGIDRILTSGLQNSALAGAPLLKQLVQQANGRIVIMPGAGVDASNIIHILKETGAVAIHSSAKELHVSEMSFKQTQVNGMDEAQWMSSKEKVHQMVDLLKSL; encoded by the coding sequence ATGAAGGAAAAGGCAATTGGAAATTACCAATTAGAAATCTGTTCAAATTCCGTAGCATCAGCAATTGAAGCCGAACAAGGTGGAGCGACCCGAGTCGAGTTTTGTCAAAATTTGGAAAATGGCGGGACTACACCGTCATTTGGTCAGTTGAAGTTGGTGCGAGGATTGGTGAATATTGGTATTCATGTGCTTATCAGGCCGCGTGGAGGTGATTTTCTTTATACAGAGACCGAGATTTTGGAAATGATTGAAGATATTGAAGTATGTAAGCAGTTGGGGATGGATGGCGTTGTGATCGGTATGCTGAATGCAGATGGTACGGTTGATAAAGTCAATACCCAACGGTTGGTTGAAGCTGCACGCCCCATGCACGTTACGTTCCATCGCGCCTTTGATCGCGTAGAAGATCCTTTTCAGGCATTAGAAGATGTCATCGAACTGGGGATAGATCGTATTTTGACATCTGGTCTGCAAAATTCTGCTTTAGCTGGAGCTCCACTACTCAAACAGTTGGTTCAACAAGCAAATGGCCGTATTGTGATTATGCCGGGGGCGGGGGTCGACGCGTCCAATATTATTCACATTTTAAAAGAAACGGGTGCAGTTGCGATACACAGTTCGGCGAAAGAGTTACATGTATCAGAGATGAGTTTTAAGCAGACACAGGTTAATGGAATGGATGAAGCACAGTGGATGAGCTCAAAAGAAAAAGTCCACCAAATGGTGGACCTATTAAAAAGCCTTTAA